GCGGGAAAGGCACGTCCTCACCGCAAGACCTCGCCCTGCAACTCGTTCGTCAGCTCCCAAAAGAGGTTTTGACCCGTTCCCGGCAGGTTCACTTCCTCGGGGACGCTGGATTCAGCAGCGTCAAGCTGCTCAAAGGCCTTGACGCCTTGGGGCTCACGTTTACGGTCGGCATGCGTGCCGACCGGCAGATGCTAGGTGGAAAGAAGATTCGCGACGTCACCAGTCAGGAACGTCACATTGAGCTGGCTGGCCTGGAAGGAATGGAGCTGTGGTTGTACTGGGTCTGGCTTCCCAAGGCCGACCACGGGGAACCGAGGCAGCGCTTCGTCATCACGAACCGCCGCAGAACATCGACAACTGTGCGTAAAACAGGTCGCAGGCGCTGGAAGATTGAGGCCCTGTTCAAGACCCTGAAGAGTCGTTTCGCCTTTGGGAAGTTCGGCCAGAAAACCAAGCTGGGTGTACTTCGTTATTTGTGTCTGAGTGTGGCGGCCTCCCTGCTCTGCCATTTTGAGCGCTTGGAGAGCCAGGCATCAGGCCAGGAGGAATCCTCCTGGCCTGACTGGGGAGAACTTGCGTGTCAGGTGCAGGCCAAACTCCTGGGATGGGTACGTCTCATTCAGTTGGACGTGGGGCGACAGAGGATTCTTGACGTCTGGGAGGGGAAAACCGCTTAGCTTTGGAAACTGCAAGATGTCAGTCGAATTAAAAATCATCTTTTCAGTGCCTCGTAGAGAGTGTCCCGGTTCACACCAAGTTCCTTGGCTAGGGCCGTCTTCTTTTCCCCGGCGGCCACTCTTTGCCTTACTTCGGATACCTGTTCAGGGGTCAGCGCTTGCTTCCGACCCTTGTACTTGCCTGCCTGCCTGGCTTTGGCGATACCCTCCCGTTGGTTTTCGAGGTTTTGGGCCCTTAAAAACTCGGCCACTGCGCCCAGCATGGTCAGCAGCAGGGTATTCATGGGGTTGTCCTCGCCTGTAAAGATGACGCCTTCCCGCTGAAATTCCACCCGTACCCCACGTCCTGAAAGTTCAGTGACGATGCGCCGCAAGTCTTCCACATTCCGGGCTAGCCTGTCCATCGAATGCACGATAACGATATCCCCCTCGCGGACGTAGGCCAGCAGCTCCTGTAGTTTGGGTCGCTTGGCATCTTTGCCGCTGGCTTTGTCCTCGAAGATTCTGTCCAGTTCCACTCCGTCCAACTGCCGGGCGGTGTTCTGGTCTGTGGTGGATACTCGGATATACCCAACGCGCTGCCCTCTAGCCATACCGCCTCCAGTCTGTCGGAATAGGGTTTTGGCTTCCCCCGACATATGTCGGAATATAGCAAAATAGACTCTATTCCGACATCTAAGTACTGATTTCATCAGGCAGCCCAACTGTCGGTTTGGGGTATACCCTAGACTGACATATATTTGTATTTGTCAGGGTACAGTC
This region of Deinococcus fonticola genomic DNA includes:
- a CDS encoding transposase, which gives rise to MKKKNLTGRLYSGMLTACQRKQHQDTLEVICCCFLMALGIPGFQAAQVKSPSAISHFLNDYDWSTRTLIRVMRSHALEAFRDYLRGRRGRPPMVEVIVDTTSIAKEGQFADLNGWIHTLNRVRGLHVVMLYICCGDLRLPWSFRIWRGKGTSSPQDLALQLVRQLPKEVLTRSRQVHFLGDAGFSSVKLLKGLDALGLTFTVGMRADRQMLGGKKIRDVTSQERHIELAGLEGMELWLYWVWLPKADHGEPRQRFVITNRRRTSTTVRKTGRRRWKIEALFKTLKSRFAFGKFGQKTKLGVLRYLCLSVAASLLCHFERLESQASGQEESSWPDWGELACQVQAKLLGWVRLIQLDVGRQRILDVWEGKTA
- a CDS encoding recombinase family protein, producing MARGQRVGYIRVSTTDQNTARQLDGVELDRIFEDKASGKDAKRPKLQELLAYVREGDIVIVHSMDRLARNVEDLRRIVTELSGRGVRVEFQREGVIFTGEDNPMNTLLLTMLGAVAEFLRAQNLENQREGIAKARQAGKYKGRKQALTPEQVSEVRQRVAAGEKKTALAKELGVNRDTLYEALKR